The following proteins are encoded in a genomic region of Ictalurus punctatus breed USDA103 chromosome 15, Coco_2.0, whole genome shotgun sequence:
- the csrnp2 gene encoding cysteine/serine-rich nuclear protein 2 — METVSALGLKRRFEEVDSGSPCSTLKESDDDVSSSDSVDSCDSLNAPCSSLTPTSILRREKTSLGHKRVRFDAVTVYYFSRRQGFTSVPSQGGSSLGMARHHCAIRQYTLGEFAREQESSHRHILRQHLRQEKLNARKMKLTRNGTVHCAQADLLTLDDVSDEDLDVEGVEVDDCFFLQPLPTKRRRALLRASGIARIDAREKMELRAIRLSREECGCNCRFYCDPHQCGCSRAGIKCQVDRMSFPCGCSRDGCHNVAGRIEFNPVRVRTHFLHTIMKLDREKRHVLGSKSGEDCGTETELNPGPSSTRSSLDSGVEMKMGPLNEQELLEEHCHSLEHENETAVLHLQSAEEQERRREQEEEAHRGDVQSPSPELCLLHEELSSQKEVESMVEVDQMFFHDTFPGGATLLCIKENQEDAHSLNETASVLYYQIDHVETATFKTHDKQEEEPRKGEEPQGEQVEGEARSKCHKSQTCRQDQAESSTSEKPPPSFPESIKKAEEDHSSSEHGPSGTDFQETCPLLEEEAIKLPPEV, encoded by the exons ATGGAGACGGTATCAGCTCTTGGCCTAAAGCGCAGATTTGAGGAAGTGGACAGTGGCTCACCATGCTCAACACTCAAAGAATCAGATGATGACGTCTCGAGCAGTGACAGCGTGGATAGCTGTGACAGTCTCAATGCCCCCTGCAGCTCCCTCACAC CCACCTCCATTCTTAGGAGGGAAAAAACCTCTCTGGGCCATAAGCGGGTGCGTTTTGACGCAGTGACAGTTTACTATTTCTCCAGAAGGCAAGGCTTCACCAGTGTCCCTAGCCAAGGTGGCAGCTCACTGGGAATGGCACGACATCACTGTGCTATACGTCAGTACACACTGGGGGAGTTTGCCCGAGAGCAGGAAAGCAGCCACCGCCACATTCTACGCCAGCACCTGCGTCAAGAGAAGCTGAATGCTCGCAAGATGAAG TTGACGCGGAACGGCACAGTGCATTGTGCCCAAGCTGACCTGCTGACACTGGATGATGTGTCTGATGAGGATCTGGACGTGGAGGGTGTCGAGGTGGATGATTGTTTCTTCCTACAGCCACTGCCTACCAAGCGGCGACGGGCATTGTTGCGTGCCTCGGGTATCGCCCGCATTGATGCCCGAGAGAAGATGGAGCTGCGTGCCATCCGGCTGTCACGTGAAGAATGTGGCTGTAACTGTCGCTTCTACTGTGACCCCCACCAGTGTGGCTGCAGCAGAGCCGGCATCAAGTGCCAG GTGGACCGCATGTCCTTCCCATGTGGCTGTTCTCGAGATGGCTGCCATAATGTAGCAGGACGGATTGAGTTCAACCCCGTCCGTGTTCGCACTCACTTCCTACACACAATTATGAAGCTAGACCGGGAGAAGAGACACGTGCTAGGCTCCAAATCTGGAGAAGATTGTGGGACAGAAACTGAGCTGAACCCTGGTCCTTCAAGTACCCGCTCTTCCCTGGACTCCGGAGTAGAGATGAAGATGGGGCCCTTGAATGAGCAGGAGCTACTAGAGGAGCACTGCCACAGCCTGGAGCATGAGAACGAGACAGCTGTGCTCCACCTGCAGAGTGCCGAGGAGCAGGAAAGGAGAagggagcaggaggaggaggcacACAGAGGGGACGTGCAGAGTCCCAGTCCGGAACTGTGTCTTTTGCATGAGGAGCTGAGCAGCCAGAAGGAGGTTGAGAGTATGGTTGAGGTAGACCAAATGTTCTTTCATGACACTTTTCCAGGAGGAGCAACCCTGCTATGCATCAAGGAGAACCAGGAGGATGCTCACAGTCTGAATGAGACAGCTTCTGTCCTCTATTATCAGATAGACCATGTGGAGACAGCCACATTTAAGACACATGACAAGCAAGAAGAGGAGCCCAGAAAAGGTGAAGAGCCCCAAGGTGAACAAGTAGAAGGAGAGGCAAGGAGCAAATGTCACAAATCCCAAACCTGCAGGCAGGATCAGGCTGAGAGCTCTACTTCTGAGAAACCTCCTCCTTCATTTCCAGAGAGCATTAAAAAGGCTGAAGAGGACCACTCCAGCTCTGAACATGGCCCAAGTGGCACAGATTTTCAAGAGACTTGCCCACTGTTGGAAGAAGAGGCAATAAAGCTTCCTCCAGAAGTTTAG